The Candidatus Nanopelagicus abundans genome includes a region encoding these proteins:
- a CDS encoding MazG family protein, producing MASELERLREVMDKLRSPGGCPWDNEQDHTTLLKYLLEESYEFIEAVENNDRSGMQEELGDLLLQIYFHSRIAEEDKDQPFNIEDVARNVADKLISRHPHVFAGTVVKDSAEVLENWEKQKAIEKGRSSAIDGVPLAQPSLTLVAKLLYRVKKFNYQLPINSPLQLPEQIDQDQLGQLLLGLISQAVDKGLDPEAALRSAGKSLIAQIQVHEAR from the coding sequence ATGGCTTCAGAGCTAGAAAGACTTCGCGAAGTGATGGACAAACTTCGATCCCCTGGAGGTTGCCCATGGGATAACGAGCAAGATCACACAACACTTCTTAAGTACTTACTTGAAGAATCATATGAATTTATTGAAGCAGTTGAGAATAATGATCGCAGCGGAATGCAAGAAGAGTTAGGTGATCTACTTCTACAAATATATTTTCACTCACGCATTGCTGAAGAAGATAAAGATCAACCATTTAACATCGAAGATGTGGCAAGAAATGTTGCCGATAAGTTAATCAGTCGCCACCCACATGTTTTTGCGGGCACAGTAGTTAAAGACAGCGCAGAGGTATTAGAAAATTGGGAGAAGCAAAAAGCGATTGAAAAGGGGAGAAGTTCAGCTATTGATGGTGTTCCACTAGCTCAACCCTCACTTACCTTGGTTGCAAAACTGCTCTATCGGGTGAAGAAATTTAATTATCAATTACCAATAAATTCACCACTACAACTTCCTGAGCAAATTGATCAAGATCAGCTTGGCCAGTTACTGCTTGGATTAATTTCACAAGCAGTAGATAAAGGCCTTGATCCTGAGGCAGCCTTGCGTAGTGCTGGTAAATCCTTAATTGCGCAGATTCAAGTCCATGAGGCAAGGTAG
- the mfd gene encoding transcription-repair coupling factor, whose product MLNLLSKLKSPIGNYLATSVDMVAPASIHCLLAANSPAPLLIVTTSSRTSQELNAEICSLIGSENVVNFPAWETLPHERLSPKADTVTLRFKALNQIVSKDIKIITCSIRALLQPIIANNLELSQIKISVNQQLVMFDLIRQLSQFGFTRSDLVERRGDFAVRGGILDLFPADQEHPIRIDFFGDEIEEISYFAVADQRSLTKITGEIKIYPCRELLLDEKVKENAKKLGKTFPEISDMTEKIIQGITFEGMESLAAGLVDEFKTIIDYLPKQTQIWFVDEPRLRSRAADLITTNEEFLAASWSNIAWSENEKLSPPLDLTAQLGMGGFNELVRIEQIANKAGLEIRNLNLYSSTPEQEEITFIDVVSSYGKKYENALSDIKSWQKSGFQVIFTAAANGTLKRFSELLNSSDLANEIIEVDKESSQTNLIYLYRSDITHGFISEKYKLVLITDKDISGQRSTDKDLARMPSRRKKAIDPMQLKSGDYVVHEQHGVGRYVELINRNINNISREYLVIEYASSKRGQPADKLFVPTDTLEQVTKYVGGESPALHRIGGADWQSSKRKARKAIKQIAAELIRLYAARMSAPGFAFSADTPWQKELEDSFAFVETIDQQATIDEVKRDMEKPNPMDRIVCGDVGYGKTEIAVRAAFKAVQDGKQVAVLVPTTLLVQQHFNTFTNRYASFPVKIAALSRFNTANESKLIIAGLKDGSVDVVIGTHRLLSKDIKFADLGLLVVDEEQRFGVEHKEELKKARTNVDVLAMSATPIPRTLEMAITGIREMSNITTPPEERHPVLTYVGAYDDKQVAAAIHRELLRDGQIFFIHNRVESIEAVAQRIRKLVPEVKIGIAHGQMNERLLEDVILDFWNREFDLLLCTTIIESGIDIPNANTLIVDRSDLFGLSQLHQLRGRVGRSRERAYAYFFYPTDQPITELAHDRLTTIATNTDLGAGMAVALKDLEIRGAGNLLGGEQSGHIAEVGFDLYMRMVADAVDEFKSGYFEDKPKNTDCKVELPINAHLPVSYIESERLRLDLYRRLAEASDDDGLNEINIEMTDRFGPLPQPALELLAVASLRLFAKSLGLTDIAFSGKNLRLTPVVLAESAAIKLNRLYPGSIYKNASQILLVARPSSPNWIESEEIGDTSTLAWVKSVLANLIKPATTK is encoded by the coding sequence ATGTTAAATCTATTATCCAAACTGAAGTCACCAATTGGAAATTATTTAGCAACATCAGTGGATATGGTGGCACCTGCAAGTATTCACTGCCTACTTGCCGCTAACTCGCCTGCGCCACTATTAATTGTTACTACATCAAGTAGAACATCACAGGAATTAAATGCTGAGATCTGTTCACTAATTGGTAGTGAAAATGTTGTTAACTTTCCAGCCTGGGAGACATTACCGCACGAGCGATTAAGTCCTAAGGCAGATACCGTTACTTTAAGATTTAAAGCACTTAATCAAATCGTTAGTAAAGATATAAAAATTATTACCTGTTCAATTAGAGCATTACTACAACCAATTATTGCTAATAACCTAGAACTTTCTCAAATAAAAATAAGTGTTAATCAACAGTTAGTAATGTTTGATCTAATTAGGCAGCTATCGCAATTTGGTTTTACTAGATCAGATTTAGTTGAGCGGCGAGGTGATTTTGCAGTCAGAGGTGGGATTTTAGATTTATTTCCGGCAGATCAAGAGCACCCGATTCGAATAGATTTCTTTGGTGATGAAATTGAGGAGATCTCATATTTTGCAGTAGCTGATCAGAGATCTTTAACAAAAATTACCGGTGAAATAAAAATTTATCCATGCCGAGAACTTCTTCTAGATGAGAAGGTTAAGGAGAATGCTAAAAAATTAGGAAAGACTTTTCCAGAAATTAGTGATATGACTGAAAAGATCATCCAAGGAATAACATTTGAAGGAATGGAATCTCTCGCCGCCGGCTTAGTTGATGAGTTTAAAACAATCATTGATTACCTACCTAAACAAACTCAGATTTGGTTTGTAGATGAGCCAAGACTTAGAAGTCGGGCCGCAGATTTAATTACTACCAACGAAGAGTTTCTAGCTGCTAGTTGGTCAAATATTGCCTGGAGTGAAAATGAGAAACTCTCACCACCCCTTGATTTAACTGCGCAACTTGGTATGGGTGGATTTAATGAATTAGTAAGAATTGAGCAGATTGCAAACAAGGCTGGGCTTGAAATACGGAATTTAAATCTATATTCCAGCACGCCAGAGCAGGAAGAAATCACATTTATTGATGTGGTTAGTAGCTACGGAAAAAAGTATGAAAATGCACTCTCTGATATTAAAAGCTGGCAAAAAAGTGGCTTTCAAGTCATTTTTACCGCTGCTGCCAATGGCACATTAAAGCGATTTAGTGAATTACTAAATTCTTCCGATTTAGCAAATGAAATAATTGAAGTTGATAAAGAATCTAGCCAAACTAACTTAATTTATTTATATCGCTCTGATATTACTCATGGCTTTATCAGTGAAAAATATAAATTGGTTTTAATTACAGATAAAGATATATCTGGACAAAGATCAACAGATAAAGATTTAGCCCGAATGCCTTCTAGGCGTAAGAAGGCGATTGATCCAATGCAACTTAAATCTGGTGATTATGTGGTCCATGAACAACATGGAGTTGGTAGGTATGTAGAGCTAATTAATCGAAATATTAATAATATTTCTAGAGAATATTTAGTAATTGAGTACGCATCATCAAAACGGGGTCAACCGGCTGATAAATTATTTGTTCCAACTGATACTTTAGAACAGGTAACAAAGTATGTTGGTGGTGAATCACCAGCATTACACCGAATCGGTGGCGCTGATTGGCAAAGCAGTAAACGCAAAGCGCGTAAAGCAATTAAACAAATAGCAGCAGAGTTGATTAGATTATATGCCGCACGTATGAGTGCGCCAGGTTTTGCATTTTCAGCCGATACACCTTGGCAAAAAGAGCTAGAAGATAGTTTTGCTTTTGTTGAAACAATTGATCAACAGGCAACTATCGATGAAGTAAAGCGGGATATGGAAAAACCAAATCCAATGGATCGAATTGTTTGCGGTGATGTTGGTTATGGAAAAACTGAGATTGCAGTAAGGGCGGCATTTAAAGCGGTTCAAGATGGTAAGCAGGTAGCGGTATTAGTTCCAACCACATTACTTGTTCAGCAACACTTCAATACATTTACAAATCGTTATGCCAGCTTTCCGGTAAAGATTGCTGCTTTATCTAGATTTAATACAGCAAATGAAAGTAAATTAATTATTGCAGGACTTAAAGATGGCTCAGTTGATGTAGTAATTGGAACTCATCGGCTTTTATCTAAAGATATAAAGTTTGCCGATCTTGGCTTATTAGTTGTTGATGAGGAGCAAAGATTTGGAGTTGAGCATAAAGAAGAGCTAAAGAAAGCAAGAACAAATGTAGATGTTTTAGCTATGTCAGCTACTCCAATTCCTAGAACTCTTGAGATGGCAATAACTGGAATTAGAGAGATGTCTAACATCACCACACCACCGGAGGAGCGACATCCAGTCCTAACATATGTTGGAGCATACGATGATAAACAAGTTGCAGCGGCAATTCATCGAGAGTTACTAAGAGATGGACAGATATTTTTTATCCATAATCGAGTTGAAAGTATTGAAGCTGTCGCGCAGCGAATTAGAAAATTAGTGCCCGAGGTAAAAATTGGTATTGCCCACGGACAAATGAATGAGCGGTTACTTGAGGACGTTATTTTAGATTTTTGGAACAGGGAGTTTGATTTACTTTTGTGCACAACAATAATTGAAAGTGGTATCGATATTCCAAATGCTAACACCTTAATTGTTGATCGATCAGATTTATTTGGTTTATCTCAACTCCATCAATTACGTGGTCGAGTTGGCAGAAGTAGAGAGAGAGCATATGCCTACTTTTTTTACCCAACTGATCAACCAATTACGGAACTAGCCCATGACCGCTTAACCACAATTGCAACCAACACTGATTTAGGCGCTGGTATGGCGGTGGCATTAAAAGATTTAGAGATTAGAGGTGCTGGAAATCTATTAGGTGGTGAACAATCTGGTCATATTGCTGAGGTTGGTTTTGATTTATATATGCGAATGGTTGCTGACGCAGTTGATGAATTTAAGAGTGGTTACTTTGAAGATAAACCAAAAAATACCGATTGCAAAGTTGAGTTACCAATTAATGCCCACTTACCAGTTTCATACATTGAATCTGAGCGATTACGACTTGATCTCTATCGCAGACTTGCTGAAGCATCAGATGATGATGGCCTAAATGAAATAAATATTGAGATGACCGACAGATTTGGCCCACTACCCCAACCTGCTCTTGAATTATTAGCAGTTGCCTCACTGAGATTATTTGCAAAAAGTCTAGGGCTAACTGATATTGCATTTTCTGGAAAAAATCTTCGACTAACCCCAGTTGTCCTAGCGGAATCTGCTGCGATAAAACTAAATCGGCTATACCCAGGATCTATATATAAAAATGCATCACAAATCCTGCTAGTCGCAAGGCCAAGCAGCCCCAATTGGATAGAAAGTGAAGAGATAGGGGATACTTCAACCCTTGCCTGGGTTAAATCAGTCCTAGCTAATTTAATTAAGCCAGCTACTACCAAATAA
- the ppc gene encoding phosphoenolpyruvate carboxylase yields the protein MSSTADNTDLRNDVRRLADLLGQTLARQEGDELLSLVESVRLAVRQGEQDQILSKLTDTQTISLVRAFGHFFNLANVAEQVNRSKVLTDEKNATGSWLSRAVDNILAAQKISKDFDQKDLQTWIDNFSVRPVFTAHPTEAARRSVLGKMTTISELLQQPDSQTQSKRLAETIDLLWQTDELRLGRPEPLDEAVNSIYYLNELLQETVPEVLAEFASEVKRLGVDLSLSAKPLSFGTWIGGDRDGNPNITADVTRSAILLQNSHFTRTLLLHLDQLVQGVSISTKLTGVSKELEKSVLDDLEKLPEIESRYRRINAEEPYRIKVTAIRHKLLITQQRHTDNSPHVPGRDYKDSAELLSDFEIMRKSLMANNGQLIATGLLERITRAIAAFGLSHAKMDIREHSDAHHYLLKQLFNDSSAEIINKELESTKVIDLTKLDEQANKCLKTFVTSGELIDQFGPEVIESYIISMTKSANDVLAAVLIGKLAGLISLDANKSFAKIGFVPLLETVAELRAADQILDGLLNNKSYRKIVMMRGQVQEVMLGYSDSNKDAGITTSQWEIHKAQRKLRDVAHKHGVKLRLFHGRGGSVGRGGGPTYDALIALPWGSIDGQIKMTEQGEVISDKYGLPALAKENLELTLAAALEATILNRKPRQSSQDLNSWDECMDLISEHAFSAYRKLVDQEELPAYFYASTPVEQLGNMFLGSRPSRRPDAASGLESLRAIPWVFGWTQSRQIVPGWYGVGSGLKAARLAGKSDLLQKLLKDWHFFSTFISNVEMTLAKTDLAIAHRYVTTLVDPSLHKIFDQIKAEYELTVAELLLMTNKTEILGNQPILARTLQVRDTYLAPIQLLQISLLKRVREQKDIDPLLARALLLTINGVAAGLRNTG from the coding sequence ATGAGTTCAACTGCTGATAACACAGATTTGCGTAATGATGTCCGCAGATTAGCCGACCTATTAGGTCAAACCTTAGCTAGGCAAGAAGGGGATGAATTACTCTCACTAGTTGAATCTGTTCGCTTGGCAGTTAGGCAGGGCGAGCAAGATCAAATTTTAAGTAAGTTAACTGATACTCAAACTATCTCTCTAGTAAGAGCATTTGGACACTTTTTTAATCTAGCAAATGTGGCTGAACAAGTTAACCGATCTAAAGTGTTAACTGATGAGAAAAATGCAACTGGTTCTTGGCTAAGTAGAGCTGTAGATAATATTTTAGCAGCGCAAAAAATAAGCAAAGATTTTGATCAAAAAGATCTTCAAACTTGGATAGATAACTTCTCAGTGCGCCCGGTATTCACCGCCCACCCAACGGAGGCAGCTCGTCGCTCCGTATTAGGAAAGATGACAACAATTTCTGAACTTCTTCAACAACCTGATAGCCAAACTCAAAGTAAGCGTCTTGCTGAAACTATTGATTTACTTTGGCAAACAGATGAACTTCGCTTAGGCCGGCCTGAACCATTAGATGAAGCGGTTAACTCAATTTATTACTTAAATGAGTTATTACAAGAGACTGTGCCAGAGGTTCTAGCTGAGTTCGCATCTGAAGTTAAAAGATTAGGAGTTGATCTCTCTCTTTCTGCTAAGCCACTTTCCTTTGGAACTTGGATAGGTGGGGACCGCGATGGCAATCCAAATATCACAGCTGATGTAACTAGATCTGCTATTTTGCTACAAAACTCGCACTTTACGAGAACTCTCTTGCTGCATCTAGATCAATTAGTGCAAGGCGTATCTATCTCAACAAAACTAACTGGAGTTTCAAAAGAGTTAGAAAAATCTGTATTAGATGATCTTGAAAAATTACCTGAGATTGAAAGTAGATATCGAAGAATTAATGCTGAAGAGCCATACCGAATAAAGGTAACTGCGATTAGGCATAAGTTACTCATCACCCAACAGCGCCATACTGATAATTCACCCCATGTTCCAGGCCGTGACTATAAAGATAGTGCTGAATTACTTAGTGATTTTGAAATTATGCGTAAATCATTAATGGCTAATAATGGTCAATTAATTGCGACCGGATTACTTGAGCGAATTACTAGAGCAATTGCTGCATTTGGATTAAGCCACGCAAAGATGGATATTAGAGAACATTCAGATGCTCATCATTACTTACTAAAACAATTATTTAATGATTCAAGTGCTGAGATAATTAATAAGGAATTAGAATCAACTAAAGTAATTGACTTAACTAAACTTGATGAGCAAGCAAATAAATGTCTTAAGACATTTGTTACTAGTGGTGAGTTAATTGATCAGTTTGGCCCAGAGGTTATTGAAAGCTACATAATTTCAATGACAAAATCTGCAAATGATGTTTTAGCTGCGGTCTTAATTGGTAAATTGGCGGGGCTAATATCACTAGATGCTAATAAATCATTTGCCAAGATCGGTTTTGTGCCGCTACTTGAAACTGTTGCAGAGCTGCGAGCGGCAGATCAGATATTAGATGGTTTACTAAATAATAAGAGTTATCGAAAGATTGTAATGATGCGTGGTCAGGTGCAGGAAGTAATGCTTGGTTACTCTGACTCAAATAAGGATGCTGGAATTACAACTAGCCAATGGGAGATCCATAAAGCCCAACGAAAACTTCGTGATGTTGCACATAAGCATGGTGTGAAGCTTCGGCTATTTCATGGTCGTGGTGGATCAGTTGGCCGTGGTGGTGGACCAACCTATGACGCATTAATCGCACTTCCTTGGGGATCAATTGATGGTCAGATAAAAATGACTGAACAAGGTGAGGTAATTTCAGATAAGTATGGCCTGCCAGCACTTGCTAAAGAAAACTTAGAGTTAACTCTAGCTGCAGCTTTAGAGGCAACAATATTAAATAGAAAACCACGCCAATCATCACAGGATTTAAATAGTTGGGATGAGTGCATGGATTTAATTAGTGAGCATGCATTTTCGGCATATCGAAAATTAGTTGATCAAGAAGAGCTACCTGCATATTTCTATGCCTCAACTCCTGTTGAACAACTTGGAAATATGTTTTTAGGTTCTAGGCCATCACGTCGCCCTGATGCAGCATCTGGTCTTGAATCCCTTAGGGCTATTCCTTGGGTATTTGGTTGGACCCAATCGCGCCAAATTGTGCCAGGTTGGTATGGGGTTGGTTCAGGCCTTAAAGCTGCAAGGTTGGCTGGTAAATCTGATCTACTACAAAAACTTTTAAAGGATTGGCATTTCTTTAGTACCTTCATTAGTAATGTTGAGATGACACTAGCTAAAACAGATTTAGCAATAGCCCACCGCTATGTAACAACCTTAGTTGATCCTTCCCTTCATAAAATATTTGATCAGATTAAGGCTGAATATGAGTTAACTGTTGCAGAGCTACTGCTTATGACAAATAAAACTGAAATTTTAGGAAATCAGCCAATCTTGGCTAGAACCTTACAAGTTAGAGATACATACCTAGCGCCGATTCAATTACTACAAATCTCTTTACTTAAGCGAGTAAGAGAACAAAAAGATATTGATCCATTACTAGCGCGGGCGCTACTACTGACAATTAATGGTGTGGCAGCTGGTCTTCGAAATACTGGCTGA
- the pth gene encoding aminoacyl-tRNA hydrolase has protein sequence MADRWLVIGLGNPGPTYEKTRHNIGQLVLDQLSENQKFSSHKSRMQISEIKLDGQSVVLAKSLGYMNESGGPAKSLADFYKIDIDKIIAIHDELDLPFNNLRIKLGGGDNGHNGLKSLTASFSTADYYRIRMGIGRPMGEQDPADFVLKAFSKDERGELDSFTSRSAQAISALILNGIDKAQTAFNS, from the coding sequence ATGGCTGATCGTTGGTTGGTAATTGGTTTAGGTAATCCTGGGCCTACCTATGAAAAAACTCGACATAATATTGGCCAACTTGTTTTAGATCAGTTATCTGAAAATCAAAAGTTTTCATCCCATAAATCTCGGATGCAGATATCTGAGATTAAATTAGATGGGCAAAGTGTAGTTTTAGCTAAATCACTTGGGTATATGAATGAAAGTGGTGGCCCAGCTAAGTCCTTAGCCGATTTTTATAAAATCGATATAGACAAAATTATTGCAATCCATGATGAATTAGATCTGCCATTTAATAACCTTCGAATAAAACTAGGAGGTGGCGATAACGGACATAATGGGCTTAAGTCCCTTACCGCATCCTTTTCAACTGCTGATTACTACCGAATCAGAATGGGAATAGGAAGACCGATGGGTGAGCAAGATCCAGCAGATTTTGTTTTAAAAGCATTTAGTAAAGATGAGCGAGGAGAACTTGATAGTTTTACAAGCCGTAGCGCTCAGGCAATTAGCGCTTTAATACTAAATGGAATTGATAAGGCGCAAACAGCTTTTAATTCTTAA
- a CDS encoding 50S ribosomal protein L25/general stress protein Ctc: MAEISIKGARRTEFGKGASRRSRRDGFIPAVIYGHGEKPQHVALPSRELGIALKTSNVLIDVVLDDHTELTLPKSVSRDPLTGLLEHIDLVIVRRGEKVIVSVPVHTEGKYDQDGILEHTNNSIEVEADVTNIPAFLMLSMEGMMAGDSRYASDVVIPEGIKLISDPKMTVIHLSVRAAEEEVVVVAAAPAEGDAAAAAAPAEGDAAAAPAAGTDDKKDKKK; this comes from the coding sequence GTGGCTGAAATTTCAATCAAGGGCGCACGTCGAACTGAGTTTGGCAAAGGTGCATCCCGCAGATCTCGCCGTGATGGATTTATTCCGGCAGTAATTTATGGACATGGTGAGAAACCACAACATGTTGCGCTCCCTTCGCGTGAGCTTGGTATTGCACTTAAAACTTCAAACGTTCTAATTGATGTTGTATTAGATGATCACACAGAGTTAACACTTCCTAAATCTGTTAGCCGTGATCCATTAACAGGTTTGCTAGAGCATATTGATTTAGTAATTGTTAGACGTGGTGAGAAAGTTATTGTTTCTGTTCCAGTTCACACTGAAGGTAAGTATGACCAAGATGGAATTTTGGAACACACAAATAACTCAATTGAGGTTGAGGCAGATGTAACAAACATTCCTGCATTCTTAATGCTAAGCATGGAAGGCATGATGGCTGGAGATTCTCGTTACGCCTCTGATGTAGTAATTCCAGAAGGTATTAAATTAATAAGTGATCCAAAGATGACTGTTATTCATCTATCTGTTCGCGCTGCTGAGGAAGAGGTTGTAGTTGTTGCTGCAGCTCCTGCTGAAGGTGATGCCGCAGCCGCTGCCGCTCCTGCTGAAGGTGATGCTGCCGCAGCTCCTGCTGCTGGCACAGATGATAAGAAGGACAAGAAGAAGTAA
- a CDS encoding ribose-phosphate diphosphokinase: MNEIRLASEKSLRLFTGRAYPELADEVAYELGIPITPTSAYDFANGEIFIRFEESVRGSDAFVLQSHSAPVNKQIMEQLIMVDALKRASAKRITVILPFYGYARQDKKHRGREPISARLMADLFKTAGADRLMCVDLHTSQIQGFFDGPVDHLFALPLLTNYVGSKVDRKNLVIVSPDSGRVRVAERWSELLGGCSIAFIHKTRDPKVPNEATVGKVVGDVKGMTCVVIDDMIDTAGTVTKAVDALIEEGAKDVIIAATHAVLSGPAVDRLKKSRVSEVVVTNTLPISEENRFDNLTVLSIAPLLARAIKEVFEDGSVTSLFDGHS; this comes from the coding sequence CTGAATGAGATTCGCTTAGCCTCCGAGAAAAGTTTGCGCTTATTTACTGGCCGGGCTTACCCAGAGTTAGCAGATGAGGTTGCCTACGAGTTAGGTATCCCAATTACACCAACATCAGCATATGACTTTGCTAATGGTGAAATTTTTATCAGATTCGAAGAAAGTGTTCGCGGCTCTGATGCATTTGTACTACAAAGTCATAGCGCTCCGGTAAATAAACAAATCATGGAGCAGTTAATTATGGTTGATGCACTTAAGCGAGCATCTGCGAAACGAATTACTGTAATCCTTCCCTTTTATGGTTATGCCCGCCAAGATAAAAAACACCGAGGTCGTGAGCCAATCTCGGCAAGATTAATGGCAGATCTTTTTAAAACAGCAGGAGCTGATCGCTTAATGTGTGTAGATCTACACACCTCTCAAATTCAAGGATTCTTTGATGGACCAGTTGATCACTTATTTGCTCTTCCACTTTTAACAAATTATGTTGGTAGCAAAGTTGATCGCAAGAATTTAGTAATTGTTTCCCCAGACTCAGGCCGGGTTAGAGTAGCAGAGAGATGGAGTGAATTACTTGGCGGCTGCAGCATCGCATTTATCCATAAAACCCGTGATCCAAAGGTTCCTAATGAGGCAACAGTTGGCAAAGTTGTTGGAGATGTTAAAGGTATGACCTGCGTTGTTATTGATGACATGATCGACACAGCTGGCACCGTAACTAAAGCAGTAGATGCGTTAATTGAAGAGGGTGCTAAGGATGTAATCATTGCTGCAACACATGCCGTGCTTTCAGGCCCAGCCGTTGATAGATTAAAGAAATCTAGAGTCTCTGAGGTAGTAGTGACAAATACATTGCCAATATCTGAGGAAAACCGCTTTGATAACCTAACAGTTCTTTCAATTGCACCACTGCTAGCCCGAGCAATTAAAGAGGTGTTTGAAGATGGATCAGTTACTAGTCTTTTTGATGGACACAGTTAA
- the glmU gene encoding bifunctional UDP-N-acetylglucosamine diphosphorylase/glucosamine-1-phosphate N-acetyltransferase GlmU — MSKLELVIVLAAGDSKRMKSETSKVLHEIAGRSVIQNLLAALTPLSAKNLTVVVGAQKEAVAAHLLKIAPNAKCVVQEKRDGTGSATALALAEHKGDGTVLVLAGDTPLLTNQTLSEFVKAHQDNESPASVLTALLPDPSGYGRIIRGDDGVILKIIEEKDASDSEKDIDEINTGVYLFDIKLLRSVITNLKSNNSQKELYLTDVIGLINESGKSAYAILSNDYTETLGINDRSQLAECAAIMRDRINHQHMLNGVSIIDPTTTWIDADVVIESDVLIYPGTSITGNSKIKSGAIIGPRSVINSCQIDTGAKVIESNCTDSKIGKDAKVGPYTYLRKGSVLDSESKVGAFVEIKNSTIGQGSKVAHLSYVGDAQIGEESNIGAGTIFVNYDGENKYQTEIGDHVRIGSDTMLVAPVSIGDGAYTAAGSVVNEDVPAGAIAIARSRQVNILGWVLRKRKGSKSAAAAKKAGAKE; from the coding sequence ATGAGTAAGTTAGAACTTGTCATTGTCCTAGCGGCCGGTGATAGCAAGCGAATGAAATCTGAAACCTCAAAGGTATTACATGAAATAGCTGGTCGAAGTGTTATCCAGAATTTATTAGCAGCGCTTACTCCACTTTCTGCAAAAAATTTAACCGTGGTAGTCGGCGCCCAAAAAGAGGCGGTAGCTGCGCACCTGTTAAAGATTGCGCCAAATGCAAAGTGTGTAGTGCAAGAAAAGCGAGATGGTACCGGATCTGCAACCGCGCTCGCCTTAGCAGAACATAAAGGTGATGGCACTGTCCTAGTTTTAGCCGGAGACACCCCGCTACTTACCAATCAAACATTAAGTGAATTTGTAAAAGCCCATCAAGATAATGAGAGCCCAGCTTCAGTCTTAACTGCCCTACTTCCTGATCCAAGTGGATACGGCCGGATAATTAGGGGTGATGATGGTGTGATCTTAAAAATTATTGAAGAAAAAGATGCTTCAGATTCTGAAAAAGATATTGATGAGATTAATACCGGAGTCTACTTATTTGATATTAAATTACTCCGCTCGGTAATTACTAACCTTAAGAGTAATAACTCCCAAAAGGAGCTATACCTAACTGATGTAATTGGCTTAATTAATGAGAGTGGAAAAAGTGCTTACGCAATCCTTTCCAATGATTACACCGAAACTTTAGGTATAAATGATCGAAGCCAATTAGCTGAATGCGCTGCAATTATGCGTGATCGAATAAATCATCAGCATATGCTAAATGGGGTAAGCATTATTGATCCAACTACTACTTGGATTGACGCCGATGTTGTTATTGAATCTGATGTTTTAATTTATCCCGGCACATCAATTACCGGTAATAGTAAAATTAAATCTGGCGCCATTATTGGCCCACGCTCAGTAATTAACTCTTGCCAAATAGATACTGGGGCTAAGGTAATTGAATCAAATTGCACCGATTCAAAGATAGGTAAAGATGCGAAGGTCGGGCCATATACATACCTACGCAAAGGCAGCGTATTAGATAGTGAAAGTAAAGTAGGCGCCTTTGTTGAGATTAAAAATTCAACTATTGGACAAGGATCAAAGGTTGCCCATCTTTCATATGTGGGAGATGCTCAAATTGGTGAAGAGAGCAATATTGGTGCTGGCACAATATTTGTTAATTATGATGGTGAAAATAAGTACCAAACTGAGATTGGTGATCATGTAAGAATTGGTAGTGACACCATGCTGGTGGCTCCAGTAAGCATCGGTGATGGCGCCTATACCGCAGCCGGCTCTGTGGTCAATGAGGATGTGCCAGCGGGTGCGATTGCAATCGCACGCTCTCGCCAAGTAAATATCTTAGGTTGGGTGCTACGTAAACGAAAAGGAAGCAAATCTGCTGCAGCAGCAAAAAAGGCTGGTGCAAAAGAGTGA